Proteins co-encoded in one Calderihabitans maritimus genomic window:
- a CDS encoding amidohydrolase family protein, translated as MKKPVFLKLERDRKYLIGARGIVDVRTGQVEENVCLAVEGGRIRWMGPADSELEFYLPYYLTPGFVDCHVHLGLGLDGEKDGLRVVERGERVPVEVRKRLKTCLHHGVVLIRDGGDKYGVALRARTAVADRMVEGPETVSTGFALCKMGGYGSFLGRPVSGVKEIEDALEQLADLKVGQVKVIISGIVSFRNFGEVGKIQFTSEELEFLVEAARVRGLKVMAHASGREAVMLAVRAGVHSVEHGYFVEEDTLEEMAERGTAWVPTVIPVFAALQRADESSGTVVKNVVEKTYRKQLETIRRAAALGVKMGIGTDAGAVGVGHGEAFRREMALYHEAGLTPRQIWEMATLGGAEVVGAEQDYGTLTPGKVAAFLGFRENPIWKPPHLLQPDLVAYPV; from the coding sequence ATGAAGAAACCTGTATTTCTGAAGCTGGAACGAGACCGCAAATATCTTATTGGTGCCAGGGGAATCGTAGATGTACGAACCGGGCAGGTTGAAGAAAATGTCTGCCTGGCTGTGGAGGGTGGACGCATCCGGTGGATGGGCCCCGCCGATTCTGAATTAGAATTTTATCTTCCCTATTATCTGACGCCCGGTTTTGTTGACTGTCATGTTCACTTGGGACTGGGTCTCGATGGCGAAAAGGACGGATTGAGGGTAGTTGAACGGGGAGAAAGGGTACCGGTGGAAGTTCGCAAAAGGCTCAAGACATGTCTTCACCACGGGGTAGTCTTGATACGCGATGGCGGTGACAAGTACGGGGTGGCGCTTCGGGCACGGACGGCGGTGGCCGACCGGATGGTTGAAGGTCCGGAGACGGTATCGACGGGCTTCGCCCTTTGTAAAATGGGTGGATACGGTTCATTCTTAGGGCGACCGGTTTCGGGAGTAAAAGAAATAGAAGATGCCCTCGAACAGCTGGCCGACCTTAAGGTAGGGCAGGTTAAGGTGATAATTTCCGGGATTGTCAGCTTTCGCAATTTCGGAGAGGTGGGCAAGATACAATTCACCAGCGAGGAGCTGGAATTTCTGGTGGAGGCAGCTCGGGTGCGGGGTCTGAAAGTAATGGCCCATGCCAGCGGCAGGGAGGCAGTGATGTTGGCAGTAAGGGCGGGTGTTCACTCGGTGGAACATGGTTACTTCGTGGAGGAGGATACCTTGGAGGAGATGGCCGAAAGGGGGACGGCCTGGGTTCCTACAGTTATTCCTGTTTTTGCTGCGCTACAAAGAGCGGATGAGTCTTCCGGAACGGTAGTAAAAAACGTGGTGGAAAAGACGTATCGAAAACAGTTGGAAACCATTCGGCGGGCGGCTGCCTTAGGCGTGAAAATGGGGATCGGGACGGATGCCGGTGCGGTGGGAGTCGGCCACGGAGAAGCTTTCCGGCGGGAGATGGCTCTTTATCATGAAGCAGGCTTGACTCCACGGCAGATTTGGGAAATGGCTACTCTGGGAGGAGCGGAGGTTGTAGGTGCGGAGCAGGATTACGGCACCCTGACTCCGGGTAAAGTAGCTGCTTTCCTGGGCTTCCGTGAGAATCCGATTTGGAAGCCTCCACACCTCCTTCAACCAGACCTGGTAGCATATCCGGTATGA
- a CDS encoding N-acetylmuramoyl-L-alanine amidase, producing MAVKIGIDPGHGGKDLGTVGKQFGLQEKEVNLSVALELDRLLRNHAVETLLTRNTDVYVGLAERVKLLNEAKVDLVISLHVNSASNSEANYLSTHILARGGQAEKLAQQVQANLVKVTGWPDGGVRVNNFYILRETAAPAILVEMGFMSNPLQEQLLREDGIRKKLATGIAIGTLNYLGKDFQPPPEEEVPYSDVKGHWAEKDILYLTKLGILQGYPDGTFRPEQTVTRAELAVVIKRVIDYLQQS from the coding sequence GTGGCAGTAAAAATCGGTATTGACCCAGGGCACGGGGGTAAGGATCTGGGAACAGTCGGTAAGCAATTCGGTTTACAAGAAAAAGAAGTTAACCTGTCAGTGGCGCTGGAACTGGACCGCCTGCTGCGGAACCATGCTGTGGAAACGCTGCTCACTCGAAATACTGATGTATACGTTGGCTTGGCTGAAAGGGTTAAATTGCTGAACGAGGCGAAAGTGGACCTGGTAATCAGCCTTCATGTCAACAGTGCCAGCAATTCGGAAGCCAACTATCTTAGCACTCATATTTTGGCCCGGGGCGGACAGGCGGAAAAACTGGCCCAGCAGGTGCAGGCAAATCTGGTCAAGGTTACCGGTTGGCCCGACGGAGGAGTAAGGGTGAACAATTTTTATATTTTGCGGGAAACAGCGGCACCGGCCATATTGGTAGAGATGGGATTTATGAGCAACCCGCTTCAGGAGCAACTGCTGAGAGAGGATGGGATCAGGAAAAAGCTGGCTACAGGTATAGCCATCGGAACTCTCAACTACCTGGGAAAAGATTTTCAACCACCTCCGGAGGAAGAGGTCCCTTACTCGGATGTGAAGGGCCATTGGGCGGAAAAAGATATTTTGTACTTAACCAAGTTAGGGATCCTACAAGGTTATCCCGATGGAACGTTCCGCCCGGAGCAGACAGTGACAAGGGCTGAGCTGGCGGTTGTTATCAAAAGGGTTATAGACTACCTCCAACAATCCTGA
- a CDS encoding Asp23/Gls24 family envelope stress response protein — translation MEVLALVGPSGTGKSHRALWIAHEYGVDLIVDDGLLIHGSRILAGISSKRQPTKIGAIRTALFSKEEHAAEVSAKIKEMNPSKVLVLGTSREMVDKIAQRLNLPKPSQYISIEDVASPKEIARARLIRNKLGKHVVPAPTVEVKPRFSGTLIEPLQTFFRRRQPEPPSPEKKLWIEQTVVRPTFNYLGRFYIANHVLHSIISYTAEQVPGITRTGRVQIENQPEGIIINADLHALYGPPLPPVMRRAQWEIKNNVEFITALHVQKVNLTVRTLEVREEDTSS, via the coding sequence GTGGAAGTTTTAGCTTTGGTAGGACCAAGCGGAACCGGCAAAAGTCACCGGGCTCTCTGGATTGCCCACGAGTATGGCGTAGATCTCATTGTAGACGACGGGCTGCTTATTCACGGAAGCCGCATTCTGGCCGGCATCTCATCCAAACGCCAGCCGACCAAAATAGGGGCTATCCGTACCGCCCTCTTCTCGAAGGAAGAACACGCCGCGGAAGTATCCGCAAAAATAAAAGAGATGAACCCTAGCAAAGTGCTGGTGCTGGGTACTTCCCGGGAAATGGTTGATAAGATCGCCCAGCGATTGAATTTACCCAAGCCTTCTCAATATATATCTATTGAGGATGTCGCTTCCCCTAAAGAAATCGCCCGAGCCCGGTTAATCAGAAACAAGCTGGGCAAACATGTGGTACCTGCTCCTACCGTGGAGGTTAAACCCCGTTTTTCCGGAACCCTGATCGAACCTCTGCAGACCTTTTTCCGGCGCCGGCAACCGGAACCCCCTTCCCCCGAAAAAAAACTGTGGATCGAACAAACGGTTGTCCGACCGACCTTTAATTATCTCGGCCGTTTTTATATTGCCAACCACGTCCTCCACTCAATCATTTCTTACACGGCAGAACAGGTTCCGGGTATCACCCGAACCGGCAGAGTTCAAATTGAAAACCAACCTGAGGGTATTATAATCAACGCGGATTTACACGCCCTTTACGGCCCTCCGCTTCCTCCCGTCATGCGCAGGGCTCAGTGGGAAATTAAGAACAACGTGGAGTTTATTACCGCCCTTCACGTGCAGAAAGTAAATCTAACGGTAAGAACTCTGGAGGTTCGAGAAGAAGACACCTCTTCATGA
- the feoB gene encoding ferrous iron transport protein B, translated as MHCHNLSNHLKIPAGSKKIVLAGNLNVGKSVFFNALTGLYVDVSNYPGTTLEISHGTFGEDVIIDTPGVYGVSSFNDEEMVARDVIIGADLVVNIVDAVHLDRDLFLTLQIIDMGLPVVVALNMVDEAEKHGLQVDVRQLEELLGVPVIPTVAVKNQGIDELKKRIYEARKGKRDPWLERHLKQLEGKVDNEGEALLVLEGDPHVARRHNLVPGEMREEIYLRRRQRVNEIVEKVVTERGRAATWSTRLGKWMIHPLTGIPLLAVTLWLMYEIIGVFIAQTVVGITEEQIMQGLYEPAVKAVVGRVVGESTVLGTILIGEFGLLTMTVTYILGLLLPLVVGFYFALSTLEDSGYLPRIAVLTDRVLTTIGLNGRAIIPIILGFGCVTMATITTRLLGSERERRIAIFLLALAIPCSAQMAVIIAMLSGLGIKYVAIYVATILTVLVIVGTLLNRIMPGRSTELLIDLPALRFPRWSNVLRKTFTKSWSFLREATPLFAIGALIIGVMQVTGLLETIQNLLAPLTVGWLKLPKETATAFIMGFVRRDFGAAGLYDLNMPPEQTVVAVATITMFVPCIASAMVIFKERGRREAVAIWLSVLVIAFLVGGILARLIG; from the coding sequence ATGCATTGTCATAATTTAAGCAATCACCTCAAAATTCCCGCCGGGAGCAAAAAAATAGTTTTAGCAGGCAATCTCAATGTGGGAAAATCTGTGTTCTTCAATGCCCTGACGGGACTTTATGTTGACGTGTCTAACTACCCTGGTACTACTCTGGAAATTTCTCATGGTACTTTTGGTGAAGATGTGATCATAGATACTCCGGGCGTTTATGGCGTTTCTTCTTTTAACGATGAAGAGATGGTGGCCCGGGATGTGATTATTGGGGCAGACTTGGTGGTAAATATAGTTGACGCAGTTCATTTGGACAGAGATCTTTTCCTGACCCTTCAAATTATCGACATGGGATTACCGGTGGTAGTTGCCCTTAATATGGTGGACGAGGCTGAAAAACACGGGCTTCAAGTGGATGTTCGGCAACTGGAGGAATTGTTGGGTGTGCCGGTTATTCCTACTGTTGCCGTGAAAAATCAAGGGATAGATGAATTGAAGAAGCGTATTTATGAAGCGAGAAAAGGGAAAAGGGATCCCTGGCTAGAACGGCATTTAAAACAACTGGAAGGCAAGGTGGACAATGAGGGAGAAGCCCTCCTGGTACTGGAAGGAGATCCTCATGTAGCCCGGCGGCATAATTTGGTACCCGGTGAAATGCGAGAAGAAATTTACTTACGGCGGCGGCAGCGGGTAAATGAGATAGTAGAGAAGGTGGTGACGGAAAGGGGAAGGGCAGCCACCTGGTCTACGCGCCTGGGGAAGTGGATGATCCATCCGCTGACCGGGATACCACTTTTGGCCGTGACACTCTGGCTTATGTATGAAATAATCGGCGTATTTATCGCTCAAACCGTGGTGGGTATTACGGAAGAACAAATTATGCAGGGATTATATGAACCGGCGGTAAAAGCGGTGGTAGGCAGGGTGGTGGGAGAAAGTACAGTCCTCGGCACGATTTTAATCGGGGAGTTCGGTCTTTTAACCATGACGGTGACTTATATTTTGGGACTGTTGCTCCCGCTGGTGGTGGGATTTTATTTTGCCCTCTCCACCTTGGAGGATTCCGGGTACCTGCCCCGGATAGCCGTCTTGACGGACCGGGTTTTAACCACAATCGGTCTCAACGGAAGGGCCATCATACCTATTATATTAGGTTTTGGATGTGTTACTATGGCTACTATAACCACCCGGCTCTTGGGTTCGGAAAGAGAGCGTAGGATTGCCATTTTTCTCCTGGCCCTGGCCATTCCCTGTTCGGCGCAAATGGCAGTTATTATAGCCATGCTATCAGGATTGGGTATTAAATATGTGGCCATATATGTAGCTACCATATTGACTGTACTGGTAATTGTAGGGACGTTGTTAAACCGAATTATGCCCGGACGGTCTACCGAATTGCTCATTGACCTTCCGGCACTGCGTTTTCCCCGGTGGTCCAATGTTTTGAGGAAAACCTTTACCAAATCATGGTCTTTCCTGCGGGAAGCAACGCCCCTGTTTGCTATAGGAGCGTTGATTATAGGAGTGATGCAAGTAACGGGGTTGCTGGAGACTATTCAAAACCTTCTGGCGCCGCTTACCGTTGGTTGGCTGAAGCTGCCTAAGGAAACAGCTACCGCCTTCATCATGGGTTTTGTACGCCGCGATTTCGGGGCAGCCGGTCTGTACGATTTAAATATGCCTCCGGAGCAGACGGTGGTAGCGGTGGCTACTATTACTATGTTTGTTCCCTGTATAGCCTCGGCTATGGTAATTTTTAAAGAACGGGGGCGAAGGGAAGCAGTAGCTATTTGGTTGTCTGTACTGGTAATTGCTTTTTTGGTTGGAGGAATTCTCGCCCGTCTTATAGGGTAG
- a CDS encoding DNA methyltransferase has protein sequence MARRENRLNDLDGSQWLYWTDTLYITNFPPDATHPLRQRHGAMKPPELMAEIIRFFTKKGELVLDPFAGVGGTLIGADLTEREALGFELNRCWVQIFEEIKSKYVIVNNKIVPRENAMTEEVRLLRSRMEEGDCLELIKGIGDETVDAVITDPPYGCQHYLSGFKKETNFNMFNPAQEKDFGNAASFEMYFCLMADLGREVWRVLKPGKYFILLIGDRYRNGEYIPLGFRVAETMREVGFRLKGVKIWCNQATRRPLRPYAVYQCFVPNISHQNILILRKE, from the coding sequence TTGGCCCGCAGGGAAAACCGTTTAAACGATCTGGATGGGTCCCAGTGGCTGTATTGGACGGACACCCTATACATAACCAATTTTCCGCCCGATGCAACCCATCCCCTCCGGCAGCGCCACGGGGCGATGAAACCCCCGGAATTGATGGCGGAAATCATCCGGTTCTTTACTAAAAAGGGCGAGCTGGTACTAGATCCCTTTGCCGGCGTGGGAGGTACTTTGATCGGCGCCGACCTCACGGAAAGGGAAGCATTAGGCTTTGAATTAAACCGTTGCTGGGTACAGATTTTTGAAGAAATCAAGAGCAAATATGTAATTGTAAATAATAAAATAGTTCCCCGGGAGAATGCAATGACGGAAGAAGTACGTCTGTTGCGCAGTCGTATGGAAGAAGGCGATTGTCTGGAACTTATTAAAGGAATAGGAGATGAGACGGTTGATGCTGTAATAACGGACCCTCCGTACGGCTGTCAGCATTATTTATCTGGGTTCAAGAAGGAGACCAACTTCAATATGTTTAATCCCGCCCAGGAGAAAGATTTCGGGAATGCGGCAAGTTTCGAAATGTATTTCTGTCTGATGGCTGATTTAGGACGAGAAGTATGGAGAGTATTGAAGCCCGGAAAGTATTTCATTCTTTTGATAGGAGATCGGTACCGAAACGGAGAGTACATCCCCCTGGGTTTCCGGGTGGCGGAAACTATGCGGGAGGTGGGGTTTCGTCTGAAAGGTGTTAAGATCTGGTGCAACCAGGCTACCAGGAGACCGCTGCGACCTTATGCCGTGTACCAGTGTTTCGTTCCCAATATCAGCCACCAGAACATTCTGATTTTACGCAAAGAATGA
- a CDS encoding HAD family hydrolase has product MRTVIFDFDDTLVITNPVFDQAKEQFCRLMKHEGIYAPDILETLDRFDIANVEKAGGFAKDCFPRALLQTYEYYCRVKGRTVSAETRMMVERLGWWAVEKVPEVKRGAEQILARLQKAYFLVLLSKGDRELQRERIRATGLDKYFNHIEIVLQKDASLYRRIVRDTGALAEESWSVGNSFKSDINPALEAGLQCILVRSSSWGYEEEPPKGPYIEVLSLELIPDIILRRKTRGTA; this is encoded by the coding sequence ATGAGAACAGTCATCTTTGATTTTGACGATACACTGGTTATAACCAATCCGGTATTTGACCAAGCAAAAGAACAGTTTTGCCGGCTCATGAAACACGAAGGAATTTACGCTCCCGATATTCTGGAAACTCTGGACCGGTTCGATATTGCTAACGTAGAAAAAGCCGGGGGTTTTGCCAAGGACTGCTTTCCTAGAGCTTTGCTTCAAACTTACGAGTATTACTGTCGAGTGAAAGGTCGAACTGTTAGCGCCGAGACTAGAATGATGGTGGAACGGCTGGGTTGGTGGGCGGTAGAAAAGGTGCCGGAAGTCAAGAGGGGAGCGGAGCAAATTTTGGCGCGATTGCAGAAAGCGTATTTTCTGGTTCTTCTCAGCAAAGGAGACCGGGAACTGCAGCGGGAGCGTATAAGAGCAACCGGGTTAGATAAATATTTCAACCATATCGAGATAGTTTTACAAAAGGACGCTTCCCTCTACCGGCGAATTGTGAGGGACACAGGGGCTTTAGCGGAAGAAAGCTGGTCGGTGGGGAATAGTTTCAAATCGGATATTAATCCCGCCTTGGAGGCCGGATTACAGTGTATCTTGGTCAGGTCTTCTTCCTGGGGATATGAGGAAGAGCCTCCTAAAGGGCCATACATTGAGGTTTTATCCCTGGAATTAATTCCAGATATTATATTACGGCGCAAGACCAGGGGGACGGCATAA
- a CDS encoding DnaD domain protein has translation MVKLKAYKPNFTAEFAMDLYSAGSVVLPELLLRCYSQLGITEMELVLIIHMWRLRQMEQEYYPSPEKLSAFMAADKSTIEELIANLIEKKVLEVVRQDDESLKRPVEIYSFRGLFEKLAEIWACERATQSRRAGETLEGLGEVYQAFEKEFGRLLSPMEGEKIVAWLEEDKFPPELVLEALKRAVLRGILNFNYIDSILRQWAKKNLRTVREINEYERKFYERQNLKGSGQRTAKVNRSRKEKFKDIYLS, from the coding sequence ATGGTTAAGTTGAAGGCCTATAAGCCTAACTTTACCGCTGAGTTTGCTATGGATTTATACAGCGCGGGTTCCGTAGTTTTGCCGGAACTGTTGTTGCGTTGCTATAGCCAATTGGGTATTACTGAAATGGAATTGGTGTTAATTATCCACATGTGGAGACTACGACAGATGGAGCAGGAATATTATCCCTCGCCGGAAAAGCTGAGTGCTTTTATGGCGGCGGACAAGTCTACGATTGAAGAGCTTATTGCCAACCTGATTGAAAAGAAAGTTTTGGAGGTAGTTAGGCAGGACGATGAGAGTTTAAAAAGACCGGTTGAAATCTATTCCTTTCGGGGTCTTTTTGAGAAACTGGCGGAAATATGGGCATGTGAGCGGGCAACTCAGAGTCGGCGAGCCGGTGAAACCCTAGAAGGGCTGGGCGAGGTTTACCAGGCCTTCGAGAAGGAGTTCGGCAGGTTGCTATCTCCTATGGAGGGAGAAAAGATTGTAGCTTGGCTGGAAGAGGACAAGTTTCCTCCCGAATTGGTCTTAGAGGCACTGAAACGGGCTGTCCTCAGGGGCATCCTTAACTTTAACTATATTGATTCCATTTTGCGACAATGGGCGAAAAAGAATCTGCGCACAGTGAGGGAGATCAACGAATATGAACGGAAGTTTTACGAACGCCAGAATTTAAAAGGTTCCGGCCAGCGTACTGCTAAGGTTAACCGTTCCCGGAAAGAAAAATTCAAAGACATATATTTAAGCTAG
- a CDS encoding ATP-binding protein, whose product MQHVGRVINRVIQAGERASEKEHKREISSGENCPRCRGQGIYLENGVAHRCSCMKQKAINNRFRHANLVGRMREYTFEKFDFRFYSPVLKDTEVTGLSYRDIAVRTFEAAKRFVEEVKVNPHCRGLFVCGPTGSGKTFLAAAIANSLILNGHQVLFTVVPDLLDEIKATYDRPDSAYREMELIDAARRVEVLILDDLGAHNYTDWTRNKIYSILNFRLNHRLPAVITSNLELAELEEYLGERTTSRIVEMCRVYRLLVDRDIRYLINQTRER is encoded by the coding sequence ATGCAGCACGTTGGGCGAGTGATAAACAGGGTAATACAGGCGGGCGAAAGGGCTTCCGAGAAGGAGCATAAAAGGGAGATTTCAAGCGGTGAGAACTGTCCCCGCTGCCGGGGTCAGGGGATTTATCTGGAGAACGGAGTAGCTCACCGCTGTTCCTGCATGAAGCAAAAGGCCATTAACAACCGCTTTCGACATGCAAATCTGGTCGGCAGGATGAGGGAGTACACTTTCGAAAAGTTTGATTTTCGTTTTTATTCCCCTGTTCTTAAGGACACGGAAGTAACTGGCCTTTCTTACCGCGACATAGCGGTAAGGACTTTTGAGGCGGCAAAGCGCTTTGTGGAAGAAGTTAAAGTGAACCCTCACTGTCGTGGACTATTTGTGTGCGGGCCTACCGGTTCGGGGAAAACATTTCTGGCGGCCGCCATAGCCAACTCGCTAATACTAAACGGGCATCAGGTGTTATTTACTGTGGTTCCCGACCTTTTAGATGAAATCAAAGCTACCTATGACCGGCCCGATTCCGCTTACCGGGAAATGGAATTAATCGATGCGGCGCGTCGGGTAGAGGTTTTGATCCTGGATGACCTTGGTGCCCATAATTATACCGACTGGACCCGCAACAAAATATACAGCATACTGAATTTCCGCTTGAATCACCGACTGCCCGCTGTTATTACCAGCAATCTGGAACTGGCCGAACTAGAGGAATACCTGGGAGAACGCACCACCTCCCGTATTGTGGAGATGTGCCGGGTATATCGCTTGTTGGTGGACAGGGATATTCGCTACCTGATCAATCAAACCCGGGAACGCTAA
- a CDS encoding FeoA family protein produces MTLDKSRRGQKLRVLSIPDERMRAQAIRFGITEGEIISCREIVPGGPIIVGKNKQEIAIGRGLARQIRVEPVGLKGMELLRRKGHALS; encoded by the coding sequence ATGACTCTGGACAAAAGCAGGAGGGGCCAGAAACTGAGGGTTCTGTCCATACCTGATGAAAGAATGCGGGCCCAGGCTATCCGTTTTGGCATAACCGAAGGAGAAATAATTTCCTGTCGGGAAATAGTTCCCGGAGGTCCCATAATCGTGGGTAAAAACAAACAGGAAATAGCTATCGGGAGAGGACTGGCCCGGCAAATCAGGGTTGAACCTGTGGGCCTAAAGGGTATGGAATTGCTCAGGAGGAAGGGCCATGCATTGTCATAA
- a CDS encoding putative glycoside hydrolase, with translation MAPKLLVGVGVIIGFFLFVTLGAAKGLADLPGGDVPAVSTGVYEEEKAETENGGVYQELIQRETVTAPDFKQEEEDNKVKVKVKGIYVSGYSAGTPERFQKLLDLVETTELNAMVIDVKDATGYLTYNSDLEPVRRVGSSSKKVKDIAALAQTLREKGIYPIARLVVFKDPVLARARPDLAVKSRNGGIWKDYKGMAWVDPYSREVWDYNLSVAAEVAQMGFREIQFDYVRFPSDGPTENMVFSHNNGLAREEVIREFLAYAREKLAPYGVFLSADVFGLTCSAKDDLGIGQKLELVAAEVDYVSPMVYPSHYALGSYGLVDPDRSPYRTVYKSLSDAVYRLGDNSKMIRPWLQDFSLRHKYGPKEVREQIRATYDAGLEEWILWNPANRYTEEALGEETMTGS, from the coding sequence ATGGCACCGAAATTACTGGTCGGAGTGGGAGTTATTATCGGTTTTTTTCTTTTTGTAACTTTGGGGGCGGCCAAGGGTTTGGCAGACCTGCCCGGCGGTGATGTTCCGGCAGTTTCAACAGGAGTTTATGAGGAGGAGAAAGCAGAAACCGAGAACGGCGGGGTTTATCAGGAATTAATACAGAGGGAAACTGTTACCGCTCCTGATTTTAAACAGGAAGAAGAAGATAATAAAGTTAAAGTAAAGGTTAAGGGGATCTATGTTTCCGGGTATTCTGCAGGAACACCGGAGAGGTTTCAGAAGTTGCTTGACTTGGTGGAAACGACGGAACTCAACGCCATGGTTATAGACGTTAAGGACGCGACCGGGTATTTGACTTATAATTCAGACCTGGAACCGGTCAGGCGGGTGGGATCTTCCAGTAAGAAGGTGAAGGATATAGCGGCCTTGGCGCAGACACTGCGGGAGAAAGGTATTTATCCGATAGCGCGGCTCGTAGTCTTTAAAGACCCGGTGTTGGCCAGGGCCAGGCCCGATCTGGCAGTAAAGAGCCGCAACGGCGGTATCTGGAAAGATTACAAGGGCATGGCTTGGGTCGATCCTTACAGCCGTGAAGTATGGGATTACAACCTGTCGGTAGCAGCCGAGGTTGCTCAGATGGGTTTTCGAGAAATTCAGTTTGATTATGTTCGGTTCCCTTCCGACGGGCCTACGGAAAATATGGTTTTCAGTCATAATAATGGGCTGGCCAGGGAAGAAGTGATCCGGGAATTTTTGGCCTATGCCAGGGAAAAACTGGCCCCCTATGGCGTGTTTCTCTCAGCGGATGTTTTCGGCCTGACGTGTTCGGCTAAAGATGATTTGGGTATCGGGCAGAAACTGGAGTTGGTGGCCGCTGAGGTGGATTATGTCTCGCCCATGGTTTATCCTTCCCATTATGCCCTGGGTAGTTACGGGCTAGTGGATCCGGACCGGAGCCCCTATCGAACAGTCTATAAGAGTTTATCGGATGCGGTGTACCGACTGGGAGATAATAGCAAGATGATACGCCCGTGGCTCCAGGACTTTAGCCTCCGGCATAAGTACGGGCCGAAAGAGGTAAGGGAGCAGATAAGAGCTACTTACGATGCCGGCCTCGAGGAATGGATCCTGTGGAATCCTGCCAACCGCTACACAGAGGAAGCCCTGGGGGAAGAGACAATGACCGGTTCATGA
- a CDS encoding DUF190 domain-containing protein, which yields MKLTNPAQRLRIFIGEQDKWKGQPLYHALVLKAREMNMAGATVIRCIEGFGRNSRIKTARVLALSSDLPIVVEIVDNVEYIQSFLPVVKEMVKEGLVTLEDVEVIHYGCSDREEQD from the coding sequence ATGAAATTGACCAACCCGGCTCAACGGCTCCGGATTTTCATAGGGGAACAGGATAAGTGGAAGGGGCAGCCGCTGTACCACGCTCTGGTGTTAAAAGCACGGGAAATGAATATGGCGGGGGCTACAGTAATCCGGTGTATCGAAGGATTCGGACGGAACAGCCGGATAAAAACGGCAAGGGTTTTGGCTTTGTCCAGCGATCTGCCGATAGTAGTGGAAATTGTTGACAATGTTGAATACATTCAGTCTTTCTTGCCGGTGGTGAAAGAAATGGTGAAAGAAGGTCTGGTTACGCTGGAGGATGTGGAAGTAATTCACTATGGCTGCTCCGACCGGGAGGAGCAAGATTAA
- the crcB gene encoding fluoride efflux transporter CrcB, translated as MLTYFFVALGGALGAVFRFSLSSWIFNRMGDHFPYGTFAVNIIGCFLLGLFYSLSIEKSVISANVRTLVAVGMLGAFTTFSTFSNESLVLIQEGQIQKGMLYIVASVLMGLLAVWLGHVTSKLF; from the coding sequence ATGCTGACTTATTTTTTCGTAGCACTGGGAGGTGCGTTGGGTGCTGTATTCCGTTTCTCCCTTTCTTCCTGGATTTTTAATCGGATGGGAGACCATTTTCCTTACGGAACGTTTGCCGTAAATATTATCGGCTGTTTTCTGCTGGGGTTATTCTACAGTTTGAGCATTGAAAAATCGGTGATTTCAGCCAATGTCAGAACTCTGGTAGCAGTAGGGATGCTGGGGGCGTTCACTACCTTTTCCACCTTCAGCAACGAGTCCCTGGTCTTAATTCAGGAAGGACAAATACAGAAAGGGATGCTGTACATTGTTGCCAGTGTGCTGATGGGTTTACTGGCGGTTTGGCTCGGTCATGTTACAAGTAAGCTGTTCTAA